A section of the Streptomyces sp. Je 1-369 genome encodes:
- a CDS encoding DUF4349 domain-containing protein, which yields MRASSKSAQHRTIQVFAGLLLAIALALTGCTNAGDDSSDSGAGGSDKAAGLQAEGNGKGAAGSKADREQPKLTDTHIIRTAKLTVRVDDVPEALDEAREAAEDAGGIVGNESTSRDGEGRERSRVVLRVPQDKYEDVLTALEGTGKLLGKDAKAQDVTDQVVDVESRVKSQRASVARVRELMDRATKLSDVVTLEGELSTRQADLEALLAQQASLKDRTSLATITLSLTENGATADAQDDDPSFGDALGGGWDAFVTALRWVAIVLAAVLPFAAVVALLALLWLRVVRPRWMRRAAGDGQGED from the coding sequence ATGCGCGCGTCCAGCAAGTCCGCTCAGCACCGCACGATCCAGGTCTTCGCCGGTCTCCTGCTGGCGATCGCGCTCGCGCTCACGGGGTGCACGAACGCGGGGGACGACAGCAGCGACTCCGGTGCCGGGGGCAGCGACAAGGCCGCGGGTCTCCAGGCCGAGGGCAACGGGAAGGGCGCCGCGGGCAGCAAGGCCGACCGCGAGCAGCCCAAGCTCACCGACACCCACATCATCCGCACCGCGAAGCTCACCGTCCGCGTCGACGATGTGCCCGAGGCGCTGGACGAGGCCCGCGAGGCGGCCGAGGACGCCGGGGGCATCGTGGGGAACGAGAGCACCTCGCGCGACGGCGAGGGACGCGAGCGCTCCCGTGTCGTGCTGCGCGTGCCGCAGGACAAGTACGAGGACGTCCTCACCGCCCTCGAAGGCACCGGCAAGCTCCTCGGCAAGGACGCGAAGGCCCAGGACGTCACCGATCAGGTCGTCGACGTGGAGAGCCGCGTCAAGTCGCAGCGGGCGAGCGTGGCGCGCGTGCGGGAGCTGATGGACAGGGCGACCAAGCTCAGCGATGTGGTCACCCTGGAGGGGGAGTTGAGCACCCGCCAGGCCGACCTGGAGGCGCTGCTCGCCCAGCAGGCGTCGCTGAAGGACCGGACGAGCCTGGCCACGATCACCCTCTCGCTCACCGAGAACGGGGCGACGGCGGACGCGCAGGACGACGACCCGTCGTTCGGGGACGCGCTCGGGGGCGGCTGGGACGCGTTCGTGACCGCGCTGCGCTGGGTCGCGATCGTCCTCGCGGCGGTCCTGCCGTTCGCGGCGGTCGTGGCGCTGCTCGCGCTGCTGTGGCTGCGCGTCGTACGTCCCCGGTGGATGCGCCGGGCCGCGGGCGACGGACAGGGCGAGGACTGA
- a CDS encoding ribonuclease D → MTDAQETAADNSLRTTGGAPPDDVETAPTPLLEPRDGIPAVIADEDALAEMIAAYAGGTGPVAVDAERASGYRYGQRAYLVQLRREGAGTALIDPVACPDLSGLGEAIGDAEWVLHAATQDLPCLREIGMVPSRIFDTELAGRLAGFPRVGLGAMVESVLGYVLEKGHSAVDWSTRPLPEPWLRYAALDVELLVDLRDALEKELDRQGKLEWAREEFDAIASAPPAPPRKDPWRRTSGMHKVRRRRQMAVVRELWTARDKVAQRRDVSPGKVLSDGAIVEAALGLPPNAHALAGLTGFGHRMGRRQLEQWQAAVDRAKALPDADLPQPGQTVSGPPPPRSWADRDPAAAARLSAARAAISSLAEQLNMPQENLITPDTVRRVCWEPPTQVDETSVAAALASHGARAWQITQVTPPLVAALS, encoded by the coding sequence GTGACCGACGCCCAAGAGACCGCAGCAGACAACTCACTGCGAACCACCGGAGGCGCTCCTCCGGACGACGTCGAAACGGCGCCGACCCCGTTGCTCGAGCCCCGCGACGGCATTCCGGCGGTGATCGCCGACGAGGACGCCCTCGCGGAGATGATCGCCGCGTACGCCGGTGGCACCGGCCCCGTCGCCGTCGACGCCGAGCGCGCGTCCGGCTACCGGTACGGACAGCGGGCCTATCTCGTCCAGCTCCGCCGCGAGGGCGCGGGCACCGCGCTCATCGACCCCGTCGCCTGCCCCGACCTGTCCGGGCTCGGCGAGGCCATCGGCGACGCGGAGTGGGTCCTGCACGCGGCCACGCAGGACCTGCCGTGCCTGCGCGAAATAGGCATGGTCCCGTCCCGCATCTTCGACACGGAGCTCGCGGGACGCCTCGCCGGTTTCCCGCGCGTGGGTCTCGGCGCGATGGTGGAGAGCGTGCTCGGCTACGTCCTGGAGAAGGGGCACTCCGCGGTCGACTGGTCGACCCGGCCGCTCCCCGAGCCCTGGCTGCGGTACGCGGCACTCGACGTGGAGCTCCTCGTCGACCTGCGCGACGCGCTGGAGAAGGAACTCGACCGACAGGGCAAGCTGGAGTGGGCCCGCGAGGAGTTCGACGCGATCGCGTCCGCGCCGCCCGCGCCGCCCCGCAAGGACCCCTGGCGCCGTACGTCCGGCATGCACAAGGTCCGCCGACGCCGTCAGATGGCGGTCGTACGGGAACTCTGGACCGCCCGCGACAAGGTGGCCCAGCGGCGTGACGTGTCGCCGGGCAAGGTGCTCAGCGACGGGGCGATCGTGGAGGCGGCGCTCGGGCTGCCGCCGAACGCGCACGCGCTGGCGGGCCTGACCGGGTTCGGGCACCGGATGGGGCGGCGGCAGCTGGAGCAGTGGCAGGCGGCGGTGGACCGCGCGAAGGCGCTCCCCGACGCGGACCTCCCCCAGCCCGGCCAGACGGTGAGCGGCCCGCCGCCTCCCCGCTCCTGGGCGGACCGCGACCCGGCGGCGGCGGCGCGCCTCTCCGCCGCTCGCGCGGCGATCTCCTCCCTCGCCGAGCAACTCAACATGCCCCAGGAGAACCTGATCACCCCGGACACGGTGCGGCGGGTGTGCTGGGAGCCGCCGACGCAGGTCGACGAGACGTCGGTTGCGGCGGCACTCGCGTCACACGGGGCGCGAGCCTGGCAGATCACGCAGGTGACCCCACCGCTGGTGGCGGCCCTCTCCTGA
- a CDS encoding FAD-dependent oxidoreductase, with protein MSGTSSTRERLVIIGGDAAGMSAASQARRLKGPDELEIVAFERGHFTSYSACGIPYWVGGDVGERDDLIARTPEQHREREIDLRMRTEVVRIDVPGRRVLARDPEAGEEYWTAYDKLVIATGARPLRPALPGIDAPNVHGVQTLDDGQALLDTLARTPGRRAVVIGAGYIGVEMAEALVNRGYEVTVVNRGKEPMATLDPDMGCLVHDAMTGMGIAMVNGAEVTEILTDDDGRAGAVVTADAEYPADVVVLGIGVRPETKLAREAGLPLGAYGGLLTDLAMRVRGHDDIWAGGDCVEVLDLVSGRERHIALGTHANKHGQVIGSNAGGGYATFPGVVGTAVSKVCDLEIARTGLREKDALAAGFRFVTVTIESTSRAGYYPGAAPMKVKMIAERRTGRLLGVQIVGREGAGKRVDVAAVALTAQMTVEQMTALDLGYAPPFSPVWDPVLVAARKAVAAVRSES; from the coding sequence ATGAGCGGCACGAGCAGTACACGAGAGCGACTGGTGATCATCGGGGGCGACGCGGCGGGCATGTCCGCCGCGTCGCAGGCGCGCAGGCTCAAGGGCCCCGACGAACTGGAGATCGTCGCGTTCGAACGCGGCCACTTCACGTCGTACTCCGCCTGCGGCATCCCCTACTGGGTGGGCGGCGACGTCGGCGAGCGGGACGATCTGATCGCGCGGACGCCCGAGCAGCACCGTGAGCGGGAGATCGATCTGCGGATGCGCACGGAGGTGGTGCGGATCGACGTCCCGGGCCGCCGCGTCCTGGCCCGGGATCCGGAGGCGGGCGAGGAGTACTGGACGGCGTACGACAAGCTCGTCATCGCCACCGGCGCGCGCCCCCTGCGCCCGGCGCTCCCCGGCATCGACGCGCCCAACGTGCACGGTGTGCAGACCTTGGACGACGGCCAGGCCCTGCTCGACACGCTGGCCCGGACGCCGGGCCGCCGCGCCGTGGTGATCGGCGCGGGCTACATCGGCGTCGAGATGGCGGAGGCCCTCGTCAACCGCGGCTACGAGGTGACGGTCGTCAACCGCGGCAAGGAGCCGATGGCGACGCTCGACCCGGACATGGGCTGCCTCGTGCACGACGCGATGACGGGCATGGGCATCGCCATGGTGAACGGCGCCGAGGTCACCGAGATCCTGACGGACGACGACGGGCGGGCCGGGGCGGTGGTGACGGCGGACGCCGAGTACCCGGCGGACGTGGTGGTGCTCGGCATCGGCGTACGTCCGGAGACGAAGCTCGCGCGTGAGGCGGGTCTGCCGCTCGGCGCGTACGGCGGACTCCTGACCGACCTGGCGATGCGGGTGCGCGGCCATGACGACATCTGGGCGGGCGGCGACTGCGTGGAGGTCCTCGACCTGGTGTCGGGGCGCGAGCGGCACATCGCGCTCGGCACGCACGCCAACAAGCACGGGCAGGTCATCGGCTCCAACGCGGGCGGGGGCTACGCGACGTTCCCCGGCGTCGTCGGCACGGCGGTCAGCAAGGTCTGCGACCTGGAGATCGCCCGTACCGGTCTGCGCGAGAAGGACGCGCTGGCCGCGGGCTTCCGCTTCGTGACGGTGACCATCGAGTCGACGAGCCGGGCCGGTTACTACCCGGGGGCCGCGCCGATGAAGGTGAAGATGATCGCCGAGCGGCGCACGGGGCGGCTCCTCGGCGTCCAGATCGTCGGCCGCGAGGGCGCGGGCAAGCGCGTCGACGTGGCGGCCGTCGCGCTGACGGCGCAGATGACGGTGGAGCAGATGACGGCGCTCGACCTCGGGTACGCGCCGCCGTTCTCCCCGGTGTGGGACCCGGTCCTGGTGGCGGCGCGCAAGGCGGTGGCGGCGGTGCGGTCGGAGAGTTAG
- the hemG gene encoding protoporphyrinogen oxidase has product MRATDTGTGNGHAVVIGGGIAGLAAAHRLLTADPDRRVTVLEASDRLGGKLHAGEIAGVRVDLGAESLLARRPEAVALAREVGLADRLQPPATATAAIWTRGALRPMPKGHVMGVPGDASALAGVLSEEGLRRIARDGELPPTEVGDDVAVGEYVAARLGREVVDRLVEPLLGGVYAGDAYRISMRSAVPQLFEAARTHTSLTEGVRAIQARAAKNQQTGPVFMGIEGGVGQLPLAVADAVRARGGEIRTGTPVTELRRTPTGWQVGTEEQVIDADAVVVAVPAHSAAALLGVEAPAAAAELATVEYASMALMTLAYRRSETDLPEGSGFLVPPVDGHTIKASTFASRKWGWIDDEDPDLLVLRTSVGRYGETEILRRDDAELIELSRRDLRAATGLDAEPVATRVTRWHDGLPQYPVGHHARVARIREHVAKLPGLAVCGAAYDGVGIPACIASAHAAVDQLGGDRAGVEELTRNPVQSLHGGGGE; this is encoded by the coding sequence ATGCGCGCAACGGACACAGGTACGGGTAACGGTCACGCCGTCGTCATCGGAGGCGGGATCGCCGGACTGGCCGCCGCGCACCGGCTGCTCACCGCCGACCCGGACCGCAGGGTGACCGTCCTGGAGGCCTCCGACCGGCTCGGCGGCAAGCTCCACGCCGGGGAGATCGCCGGGGTCCGCGTCGACCTCGGCGCCGAGTCGCTGCTCGCCCGCCGCCCCGAGGCCGTCGCCCTCGCCCGCGAGGTGGGCCTCGCCGACCGCCTCCAGCCGCCCGCCACCGCGACCGCCGCGATCTGGACCCGCGGCGCCCTGCGCCCCATGCCCAAGGGCCACGTCATGGGCGTACCCGGCGACGCGTCCGCCCTCGCGGGTGTCCTCTCCGAAGAGGGCCTGCGCCGCATCGCACGGGACGGCGAACTGCCGCCCACCGAAGTCGGCGACGACGTCGCCGTCGGCGAGTACGTCGCCGCGCGCCTCGGCAGGGAAGTCGTCGACCGGCTCGTGGAACCGCTGCTCGGCGGGGTCTACGCGGGCGACGCGTACCGCATCTCGATGCGCTCGGCCGTCCCCCAGCTCTTCGAGGCCGCCCGCACGCACACCTCCCTCACGGAGGGCGTCCGCGCCATCCAGGCGCGCGCGGCGAAGAACCAGCAGACAGGGCCCGTCTTCATGGGCATCGAGGGCGGCGTCGGACAGCTGCCGCTCGCCGTCGCCGACGCGGTGCGCGCGCGGGGCGGCGAGATCCGCACGGGCACACCGGTCACCGAGCTGCGGCGCACCCCGACGGGCTGGCAGGTCGGCACCGAGGAGCAGGTCATCGACGCGGACGCCGTGGTCGTCGCCGTGCCCGCGCACTCCGCCGCCGCGCTCCTCGGCGTCGAGGCCCCCGCCGCCGCTGCCGAGCTCGCCACGGTCGAGTACGCCTCCATGGCGCTGATGACCCTCGCGTACCGGCGCAGCGAAACCGACCTCCCTGAAGGGAGCGGTTTTCTCGTCCCGCCGGTCGACGGGCACACCATCAAGGCGTCCACGTTCGCGTCGCGCAAGTGGGGCTGGATCGACGACGAGGACCCCGACCTGCTCGTCCTTCGGACGTCGGTGGGGCGGTACGGCGAGACGGAGATCCTGCGGCGCGACGACGCCGAGCTCATCGAACTCTCCCGGCGTGACCTGCGCGCCGCCACCGGCCTGGACGCCGAGCCCGTCGCCACTCGCGTCACCCGCTGGCACGACGGCCTGCCGCAGTATCCCGTCGGGCACCACGCGCGCGTGGCCCGTATCCGCGAGCACGTGGCCAAGCTGCCGGGACTCGCCGTGTGCGGAGCGGCGTACGACGGCGTCGGCATCCCCGCCTGCATCGCGAGCGCCCATGCCGCCGTCGACCAGCTGGGCGGCGACCGGGCCGGTGTGGAGGAGCTCACCCGCAACCCGGTGCAGAGTCTGCACGGCGGCGGAGGAGAATAG
- a CDS encoding response regulator transcription factor gives MSVLLEQPASLVAYRPNKPTAMVVVADPRVRSTVTRHLWALGVRDVIEASSIAEARPRIGNPRDICVADVHLPDGSGLTLLSETRAAGWPNGLALSAADDIGAVRNALAGGVKGYVVTGTRTNVGLPTRPGAAPIGSAAARMHRRPPGTPSHPGGYRELSGREVEVLRLVAEGQSNKAIGVSMGLSALTVKSHLARIARKLGTGDRAGMVAVALRTGIIH, from the coding sequence GTGTCCGTTCTCCTCGAGCAGCCCGCAAGCCTGGTCGCCTACCGCCCGAACAAGCCGACCGCCATGGTCGTCGTGGCCGACCCCCGCGTCCGTTCCACCGTCACCCGCCACCTGTGGGCACTCGGTGTACGCGACGTCATCGAGGCCTCGTCCATCGCGGAGGCTCGTCCCCGCATCGGCAACCCCCGGGACATCTGCGTCGCTGATGTCCACCTCCCCGACGGCTCCGGCCTGACGCTCCTCTCCGAAACCCGTGCCGCGGGCTGGCCCAACGGCCTCGCCCTCTCCGCCGCCGACGACATCGGTGCCGTGCGCAACGCCCTCGCGGGCGGCGTCAAGGGCTACGTCGTCACCGGCACCCGTACGAACGTCGGACTCCCCACCCGCCCCGGCGCGGCCCCCATCGGTTCGGCCGCCGCCCGCATGCACCGTCGCCCTCCGGGCACCCCGAGCCACCCCGGCGGCTACCGAGAGCTGTCCGGCCGTGAGGTCGAGGTGCTGCGCCTGGTCGCGGAGGGCCAGTCCAACAAGGCCATCGGCGTCTCGATGGGCCTGTCCGCCCTGACCGTGAAGAGCCACCTCGCCCGGATCGCGCGCAAGCTCGGCACGGGTGACCGGGCCGGGATGGTGGCGGTCGCGCTGCGCACCGGCATCATCCACTGA
- a CDS encoding DUF3000 domain-containing protein: MAAAQGQRSDGAGEMDGSEGKVADSTPLPFRAAVDALRGARLRPEIEIDPTRPPQRLAPHAYALEAAVVDGEEDLADGRLVLLHDPAGHDAWQGTFRLVTLVRAELEPEMAADPLLPEVCWSWLTGALSARGLSAGEASGTVTRAGSHYFGGLSERPPASQIEIRASWTPREGGGGVPDTGAHLAAWCDLLCQVAGLPPVGADGSGGSAGPGGSSGPGGSGDGSVVSLPQRRGPLPR; this comes from the coding sequence ATGGCTGCGGCTCAGGGACAACGGTCGGACGGCGCTGGCGAGATGGACGGTTCGGAGGGAAAGGTGGCGGATTCGACTCCGTTGCCCTTCCGCGCGGCGGTCGACGCGCTGCGGGGGGCACGGCTGCGGCCGGAGATCGAGATCGATCCGACGCGGCCGCCGCAACGGCTCGCGCCGCACGCGTACGCGCTGGAGGCGGCGGTCGTGGACGGTGAGGAGGACCTCGCCGACGGCAGACTCGTACTGCTCCACGATCCGGCGGGGCACGACGCGTGGCAGGGCACTTTCCGGCTCGTCACGCTCGTACGGGCGGAGCTCGAACCGGAGATGGCGGCGGATCCGCTGCTGCCGGAGGTCTGCTGGTCGTGGCTGACCGGGGCGCTGAGTGCGCGGGGGCTCTCGGCGGGCGAGGCGAGCGGCACGGTGACGCGCGCCGGCTCGCACTACTTCGGAGGGCTCTCGGAGCGGCCGCCCGCCTCGCAGATCGAGATCCGGGCGTCGTGGACGCCGCGGGAGGGCGGTGGCGGGGTGCCGGACACGGGGGCGCATCTGGCGGCGTGGTGCGATCTGCTCTGCCAGGTCGCGGGGCTGCCGCCGGTGGGGGCGGACGGGTCCGGCGGATCGGCGGGGCCGGGCGGGTCGTCCGGTCCGGGCGGGTCGGGCGACGGCTCCGTTGTGTCACTGCCGCAACGGCGGGGCCCCCTGCCTCGCTGA
- the hemE gene encoding uroporphyrinogen decarboxylase — MSANDSRGPEGRQNTATYDSPFMKACRREAVPHTPVWFMRQAGRSLPEYRKVREGTAMLESCMRPDLVTEITLQPVRRHNVDAAIYFSDIVVPLKAIGIDLDIKPGVGPVVEKPIRTRADLAQLRDLTPDDVHYVTEAMGMLTAELGSTPLIGFAGAPFTLASYLVEGGPSRNHEHTKALMYGDPQLWADLLDRLAEITAAFLKVQIEAGASAVQLFDSWVGALAPADYRRSVMPASAKVFDAVASYGVPRIHFGVGTGELLGLMGEAGADVVGADWRVPVDEAARRVGPGKAIQGNLDPAVLFSTREAVERKADEVLAAASGLEGHIFNLGHGVLPTTDPEALTRLVEYVHTRTAV; from the coding sequence GTGAGTGCCAATGACAGCCGTGGCCCCGAGGGCCGGCAGAACACAGCGACGTACGACTCCCCCTTCATGAAGGCGTGCAGGCGCGAGGCAGTGCCGCACACGCCGGTCTGGTTCATGCGGCAGGCGGGGCGCTCACTTCCCGAGTACCGCAAGGTCCGCGAGGGCACGGCCATGCTGGAGTCCTGCATGCGCCCCGACCTCGTCACCGAGATCACGCTGCAGCCCGTGCGCCGCCACAACGTCGACGCCGCCATCTACTTCAGCGACATCGTCGTCCCGCTCAAGGCCATCGGCATCGACCTCGACATCAAGCCGGGCGTCGGTCCCGTCGTCGAGAAGCCGATCCGTACGCGCGCCGACCTCGCTCAGCTGCGGGACCTCACGCCCGACGACGTCCACTACGTCACCGAGGCGATGGGGATGCTGACGGCCGAGCTCGGCTCGACGCCGCTCATCGGGTTCGCCGGTGCGCCTTTCACTCTCGCGAGCTACCTCGTGGAGGGCGGTCCGAGCCGTAACCACGAGCACACCAAGGCGCTGATGTACGGCGACCCGCAGCTCTGGGCCGACCTGCTCGACCGCCTCGCGGAGATCACCGCCGCCTTCCTGAAGGTGCAGATCGAGGCGGGTGCGAGCGCCGTGCAGCTCTTCGACTCGTGGGTGGGCGCGCTGGCGCCCGCCGACTACCGCCGCTCGGTGATGCCCGCCTCGGCGAAGGTCTTCGACGCGGTCGCCTCGTACGGCGTGCCGCGCATCCACTTCGGTGTCGGCACCGGCGAGCTCCTCGGTCTCATGGGTGAGGCGGGCGCCGATGTCGTGGGCGCGGACTGGCGGGTGCCGGTGGACGAAGCCGCGCGCCGCGTCGGGCCCGGCAAGGCGATCCAGGGCAACCTGGACCCGGCCGTCCTCTTCTCCACGCGGGAGGCCGTCGAGCGGAAGGCGGACGAGGTCCTCGCCGCTGCGAGCGGTCTGGAGGGGCACATCTTCAACCTCGGGCACGGCGTCCTGCCCACGACCGACCCTGAGGCGCTGACCCGCCTCGTGGAGTACGTGCACACGCGCACGGCCGTCTGA